In the Quadrisphaera sp. RL12-1S genome, one interval contains:
- a CDS encoding tRNA (adenine-N1)-methyltransferase: MSTGSALRRGPFRVGDRVQLTDPRGRLHTITLAPGATFHTHRGHLRHEQLIGEPDGSVVVSTSGHEYLALRPLLADHVLSMPRGAAVVYPKDAGQIVAMADVFPGARVVEAGVGSGALSMSLLRAVGDDGHVHSYERRADFADIARGNVEGFFGGPHPAWRVTVGDLATALVDPEDGEEPGSVDRVVLDMLAPWECLESVATVLAPGGVLIAYVATATQLSRLAEDLRGAGCWTEPSAWESLVRGWHLEGLSVRPEHRMVGHTGFLMTSRRLAPGTTAPQRRRRPAPGASDESGTLVSPWAEEEFDDASLGVRGTSDKKLRRSARDAARIADAASSSSTAAGEPPASQPGDGPVAAEGISPREV; this comes from the coding sequence GTGAGCACCGGTTCCGCGCTGCGCCGCGGCCCGTTCCGCGTGGGTGACCGCGTCCAGCTGACCGACCCGCGCGGTCGTCTGCACACCATCACCCTGGCGCCCGGCGCCACCTTCCACACCCACCGCGGGCACCTGCGCCACGAGCAGCTCATCGGTGAGCCTGACGGCTCCGTGGTGGTCAGCACCTCCGGGCACGAGTACCTGGCCCTGCGGCCGCTCCTGGCCGACCACGTGCTGTCCATGCCCCGCGGCGCGGCGGTGGTCTACCCCAAGGACGCCGGGCAGATCGTCGCCATGGCCGACGTCTTCCCCGGCGCCCGCGTGGTGGAGGCCGGCGTCGGCTCCGGCGCGCTGTCGATGTCGCTGCTGAGGGCGGTCGGCGACGACGGGCACGTGCACTCCTACGAGCGCCGCGCGGACTTCGCCGACATCGCCCGCGGCAACGTCGAAGGGTTCTTCGGCGGTCCCCACCCCGCCTGGCGCGTCACCGTCGGCGACCTCGCCACCGCGCTCGTCGACCCCGAGGACGGCGAGGAGCCCGGCAGCGTCGACCGCGTGGTGCTGGACATGCTGGCCCCCTGGGAGTGCCTGGAGTCCGTGGCGACCGTGCTCGCGCCCGGCGGCGTGCTCATCGCCTACGTGGCCACCGCCACGCAGCTGTCGCGCCTCGCGGAGGACCTGCGGGGGGCCGGCTGCTGGACCGAGCCCAGCGCGTGGGAGTCCCTCGTGCGCGGCTGGCACCTCGAGGGCCTGTCGGTGCGCCCCGAGCACCGCATGGTCGGCCACACCGGGTTCCTCATGACCAGCCGGCGCCTCGCCCCGGGCACCACCGCGCCCCAGCGGCGCCGCCGTCCGGCGCCCGGCGCCAGCGACGAGTCCGGGACGCTGGTCTCCCCGTGGGCCGAGGAGGAGTTCGACGACGCCTCCCTCGGCGTGCGCGGCACCTCCGACAAGAAGCTGCGCCGCTCCGCCCGCGACGCGGCCCGCATCGCCGACGCCGCGTCGTCCTCGTCGACGGCAGCGGGGGAGCCTCCTGCGTCACAGCCCGGTGACGGTCCTGTTGCAGCCGAGGGGATCTCACCGCGCGAGGTCTGA
- a CDS encoding site-2 protease family protein: protein MAGATSERSEGLVLGRLLGVPVVLARSWFVIAVIITLLFHSSVSYAAPGLGPVASYAVSFAYAVLLGVSVLVHEMAHALVARAVGLPPTRVVLTLMGGHTQFEREMPSPWRSFAVAVVGPLANGLLALLAYLPLHSQALPPLASLLLTATVLTNAFVAVFNVLPGLPLDGGRLLEAAVWRLSGDRDRGTVAAGWTGRVLAVGVPVVALGWPLVHGGRPDIVTVVWAGAVGAVLWTGAGAALAGPAVRRRLPRARARELARPAVAVPADASVADALAAAQASGGARVVLTAPDGRPAGLLDPGAAQAVPPERRPAVPATAAATALLPGTVLPDHLVGPELITAMSRQSSEEWVLVDPGGRVVGLLLARDVTAAVLGPRAARR from the coding sequence GTGGCTGGGGCGACGTCCGAGCGCTCCGAGGGCCTGGTCCTGGGGCGCCTCCTCGGCGTCCCCGTGGTGCTGGCGCGGTCGTGGTTCGTCATCGCCGTGATCATCACCCTGCTCTTCCACAGCTCGGTGTCCTACGCGGCGCCCGGCCTGGGCCCTGTCGCCTCCTACGCGGTCTCCTTCGCCTACGCGGTGCTGCTGGGCGTCTCGGTGCTCGTCCACGAGATGGCCCACGCGCTGGTCGCGCGCGCCGTGGGCCTGCCGCCCACCCGCGTCGTCCTCACGCTCATGGGCGGTCACACCCAGTTCGAGCGGGAGATGCCCTCCCCGTGGCGCAGCTTCGCCGTCGCCGTCGTGGGCCCCCTCGCCAACGGGCTGCTCGCGCTGCTGGCCTACCTGCCCCTGCACTCCCAGGCCCTGCCGCCGCTGGCCTCGCTGCTGCTCACCGCCACCGTCCTCACCAACGCCTTCGTGGCTGTGTTCAACGTGCTCCCCGGCCTCCCGCTGGACGGCGGCCGCCTGCTCGAGGCGGCCGTGTGGCGGCTGTCCGGAGACCGGGACCGCGGCACCGTCGCCGCGGGGTGGACCGGGCGCGTCCTCGCCGTCGGCGTGCCGGTGGTCGCCCTCGGCTGGCCGCTGGTGCACGGCGGCCGCCCCGACATCGTCACGGTGGTCTGGGCCGGGGCCGTCGGCGCCGTCCTGTGGACCGGTGCCGGAGCGGCCCTCGCCGGCCCCGCCGTCCGCCGGCGGCTGCCCCGGGCCCGGGCCCGGGAGCTGGCCCGCCCCGCGGTCGCCGTGCCCGCCGACGCGTCCGTGGCCGACGCGCTCGCGGCGGCCCAGGCCTCCGGGGGCGCCCGCGTGGTGCTGACCGCCCCGGACGGGCGCCCGGCCGGCCTGCTCGACCCCGGCGCCGCCCAGGCCGTCCCGCCCGAGCGCCGCCCCGCCGTCCCCGCCACCGCGGCGGCCACGGCCCTGCTTCCCGGCACGGTGCTGCCCGACCACCTCGTGGGCCCCGAGCTCATCACCGCCATGTCGCGCCAGTCCAGCGAGGAGTGGGTGCTGGTGGACCCCGGCGGCCGGGTGGTGGGGCTGCTGCTGGCGCGCGACGTCACCGCGGCCGTCCTCGGGCCCCGGGCTGCGCGCCGCTGA
- a CDS encoding RecB family exonuclease yields the protein MSASPTAEAAAPVSRRSLSPSRASDFQQCPLLYRFRTVDKLPEPPSSAAVRGTLVHSALEHLFDLPAAQRTPEAAQALLPGAWEQLQVDEPDVATLFDGDEAERTWLESAAALVRTWFTLEDPTRLEPAERELRVETELESGLLLRGIIDRVDVAPNGMVRVVDYKTGRSPGEGFEGKALFQMRFYALAVWRLRGVVPALLQLVYLGDGVVLRLQPTEADLLATERKLEALSAAIEKARESGDWRPRTSKLCGWCAHQALCPAFGGTPPPLPVAVGPRPEDVQEAAAIG from the coding sequence GTGTCCGCTTCCCCCACCGCTGAGGCCGCGGCGCCGGTGAGCCGGCGCTCGCTGTCGCCGTCGCGCGCCAGCGACTTCCAGCAGTGCCCGCTGCTCTACCGCTTCCGCACGGTGGACAAGCTGCCCGAGCCGCCGTCGTCGGCGGCGGTCCGGGGCACCCTGGTGCACTCGGCGCTGGAGCACCTCTTCGACCTGCCTGCTGCCCAGCGCACCCCCGAGGCCGCCCAGGCGCTGCTGCCCGGTGCGTGGGAGCAGCTGCAGGTGGACGAGCCCGACGTGGCCACCCTCTTCGACGGCGACGAGGCCGAGCGCACCTGGCTGGAGTCCGCGGCGGCCCTGGTGCGCACGTGGTTCACGCTGGAGGACCCGACGCGCCTGGAGCCGGCCGAGCGAGAGCTGAGGGTCGAGACCGAGCTGGAGTCCGGACTGCTGCTGCGCGGCATCATCGACAGGGTTGACGTCGCCCCCAACGGCATGGTGCGCGTGGTCGACTACAAGACCGGCCGCTCCCCCGGTGAGGGGTTCGAGGGCAAGGCGCTGTTCCAGATGCGCTTCTACGCCCTCGCCGTCTGGCGCCTCAGGGGCGTGGTGCCCGCGCTGCTGCAGCTGGTCTACCTCGGGGACGGCGTGGTCCTGCGGCTGCAGCCCACCGAGGCGGACCTGCTCGCCACCGAGCGCAAGCTCGAGGCGCTGTCCGCGGCCATCGAGAAGGCCCGGGAGAGCGGCGACTGGCGCCCCCGCACCAGCAAGCTGTGCGGCTGGTGCGCCCACCAGGCGCTGTGCCCCGCGTTCGGGGGCACTCCCCCGCCGCTGCCCGTGGCCGTGGGGCCGCGGCCTGAAGACGTGCAGGAGGCTGCAGCGATCGGGTGA